Proteins encoded within one genomic window of Cyprinus carpio isolate SPL01 chromosome B22, ASM1834038v1, whole genome shotgun sequence:
- the LOC109051554 gene encoding uncharacterized protein LOC109051554 isoform X2: MKLLIFIAVWVLQIGAADVVEDSVLVSVMEGDSVSLNTDVKTNQQEKIKWFFNDIRIAQISDYLSKTCTDVQCNEGNERFRVRLKLDNQTGSLTIMNINTTDSGDYKLQIIKTSSMSENIFRVTVLETDKMKTKTAKEGESVTLDPGVIKNTNYLMKWYFNDTLIARDTSQISTDVEFEDAGGRFRDRLKLDHQTGSLTITTDSGLYHLEIITNSTSIHRQYSIQFINEKSHSGSGSSGIEFLVIAGVCVGVELVVAGVTG, translated from the exons ATGAAGCTGTTAATTTTCATCGCAGTGTGGGTTTTACAGATTG GTGCAGCAGATGTTGTTGAAGACAGTGTTttagtgtcagtgatggagggagattcagtcagtcttaacactgatgttaaaacaaaCCAGCAAGAAAAGATTAAATGGTTTTTTAATGACATTCGCATAGCGCAAATCAGTGACTATCTCAGTAAgacctgtacagatgttcagtgtaatgaaggtaatgagagattcagagtcagactgaagctggacaatcagactggatctctgactaTCATGAACATCAacaccacagactctggagattataaaTTACAGATAATCAAAACCAGCAGCATGAGCGAAAATATCTTTCGAGTCACTGTCCTGG AGACGGATAAAATGAAGACCAAAACAGCAAAGGAAGGAGAATCCGTCACTTTAGATCCTGgtgtaataaaaaacacaaattatttgaTGAAGTGGTATTTTAACGATACTCTCATCGCTAGAGATACCAGCCAGATCTCTACAGATGTTGAGTTTGAAGATGCTggcgggagattcagagacagactgaagctggatcatcagactggatctctgaccatcaccacagactctggactttatcatcTTGAGATCATCACTAACAGCACCAGCATCCATCGTCAGTATAGCATCCAATTTATCAACGAAAAGAGCCATAGTGGGAGTGGCTCTA gTGGGATTGAGTTTCTTGTTATAGCAGGAGTATGTGTTGGAGTTGAGCTGGTCGTTGCAGGTGTAACAG GATAG
- the LOC109051554 gene encoding uncharacterized protein LOC109051554 isoform X1 — translation MVLVVYAFLRVIYSEHFISSPGAADVVEDSVLVSVMEGDSVSLNTDVKTNQQEKIKWFFNDIRIAQISDYLSKTCTDVQCNEGNERFRVRLKLDNQTGSLTIMNINTTDSGDYKLQIIKTSSMSENIFRVTVLETDKMKTKTAKEGESVTLDPGVIKNTNYLMKWYFNDTLIARDTSQISTDVEFEDAGGRFRDRLKLDHQTGSLTITTDSGLYHLEIITNSTSIHRQYSIQFINEKSHSGSGSSGIEFLVIAGVCVGVELVVAGVTG, via the exons ATGGTGCTTGTTGTATATGCTTTCTTAAGAGTTATTTATAGTGAACATTTCATTTCTTCTCCAGGTGCAGCAGATGTTGTTGAAGACAGTGTTttagtgtcagtgatggagggagattcagtcagtcttaacactgatgttaaaacaaaCCAGCAAGAAAAGATTAAATGGTTTTTTAATGACATTCGCATAGCGCAAATCAGTGACTATCTCAGTAAgacctgtacagatgttcagtgtaatgaaggtaatgagagattcagagtcagactgaagctggacaatcagactggatctctgactaTCATGAACATCAacaccacagactctggagattataaaTTACAGATAATCAAAACCAGCAGCATGAGCGAAAATATCTTTCGAGTCACTGTCCTGG AGACGGATAAAATGAAGACCAAAACAGCAAAGGAAGGAGAATCCGTCACTTTAGATCCTGgtgtaataaaaaacacaaattatttgaTGAAGTGGTATTTTAACGATACTCTCATCGCTAGAGATACCAGCCAGATCTCTACAGATGTTGAGTTTGAAGATGCTggcgggagattcagagacagactgaagctggatcatcagactggatctctgaccatcaccacagactctggactttatcatcTTGAGATCATCACTAACAGCACCAGCATCCATCGTCAGTATAGCATCCAATTTATCAACGAAAAGAGCCATAGTGGGAGTGGCTCTA gTGGGATTGAGTTTCTTGTTATAGCAGGAGTATGTGTTGGAGTTGAGCTGGTCGTTGCAGGTGTAACAG GATAG
- the LOC109051554 gene encoding uncharacterized protein LOC109051554 isoform X3, translating to MEGDSVSLNTDVKTNQQEKIKWFFNDIRIAQISDYLSKTCTDVQCNEGNERFRVRLKLDNQTGSLTIMNINTTDSGDYKLQIIKTSSMSENIFRVTVLETDKMKTKTAKEGESVTLDPGVIKNTNYLMKWYFNDTLIARDTSQISTDVEFEDAGGRFRDRLKLDHQTGSLTITTDSGLYHLEIITNSTSIHRQYSIQFINEKSHSGSGSSGIEFLVIAGVCVGVELVVAGVTG from the exons atggagggagattcagtcagtcttaacactgatgttaaaacaaaCCAGCAAGAAAAGATTAAATGGTTTTTTAATGACATTCGCATAGCGCAAATCAGTGACTATCTCAGTAAgacctgtacagatgttcagtgtaatgaaggtaatgagagattcagagtcagactgaagctggacaatcagactggatctctgactaTCATGAACATCAacaccacagactctggagattataaaTTACAGATAATCAAAACCAGCAGCATGAGCGAAAATATCTTTCGAGTCACTGTCCTGG AGACGGATAAAATGAAGACCAAAACAGCAAAGGAAGGAGAATCCGTCACTTTAGATCCTGgtgtaataaaaaacacaaattatttgaTGAAGTGGTATTTTAACGATACTCTCATCGCTAGAGATACCAGCCAGATCTCTACAGATGTTGAGTTTGAAGATGCTggcgggagattcagagacagactgaagctggatcatcagactggatctctgaccatcaccacagactctggactttatcatcTTGAGATCATCACTAACAGCACCAGCATCCATCGTCAGTATAGCATCCAATTTATCAACGAAAAGAGCCATAGTGGGAGTGGCTCTA gTGGGATTGAGTTTCTTGTTATAGCAGGAGTATGTGTTGGAGTTGAGCTGGTCGTTGCAGGTGTAACAG GATAG